TTAGCAACCAAGCCCTCAGGATGTGTTATTTGGATAATATTTGATGAAGACACTTTGGAGTTATGTTCGTTTTATTTTTACGGCTCTGAAGCAGGAAAGCCATTAAATGATTTAGGCAATGTTAGAGTTGCCAAACATACTAAAGGTAATGCGGAAGGCATAAAAGCTGAGCGACCTAATATCCGTTCAATTAATAAAGGACAGTTTACTCGACATGATAGTATTGAGGATTTATATGACGTTTTGTTTTTCACATAAAAAGAGGATTGGAAGTAGGCACTTTATAGTTCTAAGTGATGCCAGCGAGTAAGAATTCTAAGAATAAAATTTAAGAATTTTCAATAAAAATTTGAGGGTATAAAATGGCTAGAGCTAAAGATAACGACTTTACAGATTCGACTAGACGAAAACTAAGAGATAGAGTAGCTAATCTGTGTTCAAACCCTGAATGCCGAAGAAATACCGTTGCTGCAAATTTAGAAACTATTGATAATAGAACCATAATAGGAGAAGCAGCACATATATGCGCAGCAAGTTCTGGAGGACCTAGATTTGATAATAGAATGTCGACAACGGATACAAAGTCTTTTAATAATGGCATCTGGTTATGTTCAATTTGTCATAAGATAATTGATAGAGAGCCTGAGACTTACCCTGTAGAGATGCTTAAAGACTGGAAAGTAAAGGCTGAGGAATACGCTAGTCAAAGTCTTGGTATGAAATATAGAACAGATGAGGATATTAGAGAG
The nucleotide sequence above comes from Psychrobacter sp. P2G3. Encoded proteins:
- a CDS encoding HNH endonuclease, with protein sequence MARAKDNDFTDSTRRKLRDRVANLCSNPECRRNTVAANLETIDNRTIIGEAAHICAASSGGPRFDNRMSTTDTKSFNNGIWLCSICHKIIDREPETYPVEMLKDWKVKAEEYASQSLGMKYRTDEDIRESQQSLLCKMPLSLINDAISNVHGSVVQTLEVLDNRLKLSTKFDNETTIYKVEPRNDSYVPTIVSSK